In Scylla paramamosain isolate STU-SP2022 chromosome 1, ASM3559412v1, whole genome shotgun sequence, one DNA window encodes the following:
- the LOC135110151 gene encoding armadillo repeat-containing protein 7-like, which produces MFSSHEQLVKRSGKKGVDRPQYLKELVEEFLTSDSIDCRKQVLANLANFAYDPINYQWFRRLKIIDIFLDQASEGTSDLRSFAVAGLCNLALDLENKQYILKNGGVSLLHECLLMEDETVVTSALTTLMFLVTPESKSEVTSTKVVSQVMNKVKSDNPRIQNLAKIFLLDYCTTEQVREAEEGEQK; this is translated from the exons ATGTTCAGCAGTCATGAGCAGCTTGTGAAGCGCTCTGGCAAGAAAGGAGTGGACCGACCACAGTACCTGAAGGAGCTGGTGGAAGAATTTCTTACCTCTGACAGTATAG ATTGCAGAAAACAAGTTCTAGCAAATCTTGCTAACTTTGCCTATGACCCCATCAACTACCAGTGGTTCAGAAGGCTGAAAATCATTGATATCTTCCTTGACCAGGCATCTGAAGGAACATCAGATTTACGCAGCTTTGCCGTGGCAGGATTGTGTAACCTTGCTCTTG ATTTAGAAAACAAGCAATACATTCTTAAAAATGGAGGTGTGTCTCTGCTTCATGAGTGCCTGCTAATGGAAGATGAGACAGTGGTCACCTCAGCCTTGACGACCCTCATGTTCCTTGTCACTCCTGAGTCCAAGTCAG AGGTAACGAGTACAAAGGTAGTGAGCCAGGTGATGAACAAAGTTAAAAGTGATAATCCCAGAATTCAAAATTTGGCCAAAATATTCCTCTTGGATTACTGCACAACTGAACAagtgagggaagcagaggagggagaACAGAAGTGA